The sequence below is a genomic window from Candidatus Ancaeobacter aquaticus.
CATATTTCTTTTGCACGTTTTGCATCGAGAGTAAAGTTGTCGTCGATGAAGTCAAACTTTGTATATCCTCTTTGTGTCCAAAAAGAAAGTTCCTCGATAACTTTATGAGGTGTTTTTGGTCTAAATTTTCCACCAATAGATGTTCCTACAGCACAGTAGGTACATTCATAAGGGCAGCCCCTTGATGTGAGGATTGCGATCTTATCAGTAATATATTTTTCAAGCTCAAACTTCTCAAATTTTGGATAGGGAATGCTGTTGAAATCATTCATCATGGGGCGATGCCCGGTAAAAGCAGTTTCTCCTGTAGCTGTATCTCTATGATAAATACCTTTTACTTCTTTTGTATTATCATTTGTACATAATTCAAGAAGTGTTTCCTCTCCTTCTTGAAAGACAGCATAATCGATGCTCGGACATTCTGTAAGTATCTTTTCTCTTATTGCTGAAACATGTGCTCCGCCAACAACTATCTTTGTTTTTGGAAAAAGTGACTTGAGCTTATTTAAAAGTGCGTAGTTTTCCGTATATGAGAATGTCATCATGGTGATGCCAATCAGATCAGGCTGAAATCTTTTTATAGTATTAATAAGGTCGCTGTGTGTGTGTCCCAGACGCATATCAAGCACTTCATGAGATATGTTCTTAGATGATAGATTCTCCGATAGATAACCAATACCCAAAGGTGGATAGAGAGGTGGTATCTTATCAAGTTTGTTTTTTGGAAATAGGAGTAATATCTTTTTAAACATAATCGCTCATGGTTAAGATTTTTTACGAATTTCAAAAAAGCGTGCTATACGCCAGAATTTACCGCTCATTATATCTTTTAGGGCCTCTATACACAAGTACTGCCCTTTAGCAGCTAAGAATATAATTTTACCTAAAATTTCATATTTGTCTAAAAAAAGAATTACTTTTTTTTGCAACAATAGTTTTTTTATGCTCAGTGGAAGATAAGAATTACAATATAATATATAAAATAGCGCATTTGCGCAGGTATGTTTTAAAAAAGTGTAATTTTTATAATATATTTGATTTTCAGCATTTTCAATATAACCTTCTTTTTTTGCTTTTTCGTATAGCGCGGTTCCGGGATAGAAGGTCATAGAGAATAAGTTCATTTTATAGGGTTGTGGCATTGATGCTAGAAAGGTGAGAGTTTCAATTTTATCGTCAATAGATTCCCAAGGGGTGTCGAGTATAAAGTCAAAATAAGGGGCTTTGATGCGGTTTTTATATTTATTAAAAAGCATGATCGTTTCGTATGTCTTTTTTATGTCAAAATTTCGGTTAAATAGTTTAGCCGTGCTTGCGCTCGCTGTTTGTATTCCCATACGTACATAACACATACCAGCATCAAGCAGTTGCACGAGTCTTTTCTCGTTTATCGTTGAGGGTGTTATACCTGCAACAGTAAAAGGAAGATTAATCTTATCGGTATAGATATTGCAAAAAGCGGCTATATTTTCATCCGATGTTGCCAAAAAGAGATCATCTTCAAATAAGATTCTTTCGATAAATGGAATATGTTTTTTAACCCATAGCAATTCTTCGATAACATTATTAAGGCTTCGCCTTCGGTACAGCTTTGGTTCTTTGTGGTATATTTTTTTGAGTGCGTCATTACAGCAATATGCGCAACTATACGGGCAGCCACGTGATGTCAGTGTGAGATATATGGTTGAAAAATGTTTCTTGAAATAATTATCATTGAATAAGCGTATATGTCCGTCATCTAGAAGATATTGTTCCTTGTATGCGTAATCAGGGTAGGGGAAAGAATCGATATTTTGCGTTAAAGGCTGTATCTCATTTTTTATGATGGTTCCGTTTTTATTAAACCAGAGTCCTTTTATTGATTCTGTGGGTTGGTTGTCTTTGAGTGCTATGGCTAATTCCGTAAAAGCGTCTTCACCCTCGCCAATACATATTCCATCAGCATG
It includes:
- a CDS encoding radical SAM protein, with protein sequence MFKKILLLFPKNKLDKIPPLYPPLGIGYLSENLSSKNISHEVLDMRLGHTHSDLINTIKRFQPDLIGITMMTFSYTENYALLNKLKSLFPKTKIVVGGAHVSAIREKILTECPSIDYAVFQEGEETLLELCTNDNTKEVKGIYHRDTATGETAFTGHRPMMNDFNSIPYPKFEKFELEKYITDKIAILTSRGCPYECTYCAVGTSIGGKFRPKTPHKVIEELSFWTQRGYTKFDFIDDNFTLDAKRAKEICSMIKDAHFGPLLLECSSGIRADRVDRELLSAMRKSGFYAISIPVESGSNKVLKAIKKSQDISKVDETIKNACELGFDITLFFLIGSPTETQADLDLSVQLAQKYPVYDICFHNLVPFPGTELYKWVEKNNYFLIPPEIYLNSASLTSDQPYFQTPEFSKEERINALRDTKKIKISVQYKAYLRKYKIFGILAPILAYFTSITSIQLFLAKIKPLRKLIKSFLQNEHRSSET
- a CDS encoding radical SAM protein — translated: MQVTLISPYLEIYSIGLRTFSSILKRRGIPVRMLFLPQNFHCHFIEENLKEITNLVKDSDLIGISLMSNQLGRVIQLTKALKANTKAFIIWGGIHPSTCPEESLQHADGICIGEGEDAFTELAIALKDNQPTESIKGLWFNKNGTIIKNEIQPLTQNIDSFPYPDYAYKEQYLLDDGHIRLFNDNYFKKHFSTIYLTLTSRGCPYSCAYCCNDALKKIYHKEPKLYRRRSLNNVIEELLWVKKHIPFIERILFEDDLFLATSDENIAAFCNIYTDKINLPFTVAGITPSTINEKRLVQLLDAGMCYVRMGIQTASASTAKLFNRNFDIKKTYETIMLFNKYKNRIKAPYFDFILDTPWESIDDKIETLTFLASMPQPYKMNLFSMTFYPGTALYEKAKKEGYIENAENQIYYKNYTFLKHTCANALFYILYCNSYLPLSIKKLLLQKKVILFLDKYEILGKIIFLAAKGQYLCIEALKDIMSGKFWRIARFFEIRKKS